The following are encoded in a window of Vespula pensylvanica isolate Volc-1 chromosome 2, ASM1446617v1, whole genome shotgun sequence genomic DNA:
- the LOC122627325 gene encoding UNC93-like protein: MGSLPNLHELSKEKLESPVYRAVAIGGLGPMRLPAQAPPLAHTHRRARSSGNHHNTTLWDNNDAMLEHMAAYSPISCRSARTSAALSWRRRDSMNSSAGASSVRRLIAAVRTTPSGPRPAKKAILRHCAALLLGHATSSAAILPIIPLQAGLGTFSPHIGPILLALLYVTAAITACFAPILLQRLGTNLVISLNHFVTTIFVGVHLYPKWYVLLPSYIILGACVSPSFLARTSHVNISASCLALVCVDPEDPDETRRDCLLRRLNRGVKLAEDVGLAIGCLIAAILVKLTDSISPDVMESEIEDVCGAEYCPEETYFYNESLYLPTISGNTSKMLISIWFGLAVLGMGISCAFLDSRMKEPQNITDRVSTRNIFKSVKCAFQDPKLQLAAPLTLFIGLEQGFIYADFTEAYVACALGGVGTVTVSFLSLALLQGLAGVTLSMLLRHIKRYFVVVVGFAFHACLLLVLVVWRPAGDDPALFHVISAAWGVCNSIWETLIYTLVLGLYPNSWQGPLSTSLFWRWLGLSLALALHGLVCTRFRVLGLASMLLLSVVPHVWLEIRLAKRGKSLAPL, from the exons atgggcTCTTTGCCGAATCTACATGAGTTGTCGAAGGAGAAACTCGAAAGTCCCGTTTACAGAGCCGTGGCAATCGGTGGACTTGGTCCGATGAGATTGCCCGCTCAAGCTCCACCGTTGGCACATACCCATCGTCGTGCGAGAAGCAGTGGAAATCATCACAATACTACTTTGTGGGACAACAATGACGCCATGTTGGAG CACATGGCAGCGTATTCGCCGATCTCTTGTCGCTCGGCCAGGACATCAGCCGCGTTGTCTTGGAGACGGCGGGACTCGATGAATTCCTCGGCCGGAGCTTCATCGGTCCGTCGATTGATAGCTGCCGTAAGAACAACTCCGTCCGGGCCGCGTCCGGCAAAGAAAGCGATTCTAAGGCATTGCGCAGCCCTCCTCCTCGGCCATGCAACCTCCTCAGCCGCAATCTTGCCGATTATTCCTCTCCAAGCTGGTCTCGGGACGTTCAGCCCTCACATCGGACCGATATTACTGGCTTTGCTTTATGTCACCGCTGCGATTACCGCTTGTTTCGCGCCGATTCTCCTTCAAAGACTTGGCACGAATCTCGTGATAAGCCTCAATCATTTTGTCACGACAATCTTCGTCGGTGTGCACTTATATCCAAAGTGGTATGTGCTCTTACCTAGTTACATCATCTTAGGTGCCTGCGTCAGTCCGAGTTTTTTGGCAAGGACCTCGCACGTCAACATTTCGGCGAGTTGTTTAGCTTTGGTCTGTGTCGACCCCGAAGATCCGGACGAAACTAGACGGGATTGTCTCTTGAGAAGACTTAACAGAGGCGTCAAATTGGCGGAAGACGTGGGTCTCGCAATAG GTTGCCTGATCGCGGCAATTTTGGTAAAACTTACGGACTCGATATCACCAGATGTAATGGAAAGTGAGATTGAAGACGTTTGCGGTGCAGAGTATTGCCCCGAAGAGACCTATTTCTATAACGAAAGTCTCTACCTACCAACAATATCAGGTAACACGTCGAAGATGTTGATCAGCATTTGGTTTGGCCTTGCCGTTCTAGGAATGGGCATTTCCTGTGCCTTCCTCGATTCGAGGATGAAGGAACCGCAGAATATAACTGACAGAGTTAGCACGCGTAACATTTTCAAGTCCGTCAAGTGCGCCTTTCAAGATCCGAAGCTGCAACTAGCGGCTCCATTAACGCTCTTCATCGGCCTCGAGCAAGGCTTCATTTACGCCGACTTCACGGAA GCATATGTGGCTTGCGCCCTTGGCGGAGTTGGCACCGTCACTGTCAGTTTTCTGAGCTTGGCTTTGTTACAGGGTCTTGCCGGCGTAACGCTCTCCATGTTATTGAGGCACATCAAAAGATATTTTGTCGTAG TCGTGGGTTTCGCTTTCCATGCCTGTTTGTTGCTCGTTTTGGTCGTCTGGAGACCGGCTGGCGACGATCCAGCACTTTTCCATGTCATATCAGCTGCCTGGGGAGTTTGCAACTCCATTTGGGAAACTTTAATATACA ctTTAGTACTAGGTCTCTATCCGAATTCCTGGCAAGGTCCGTTGTCAACGTCGCTCTTTTGGAGATGGTTAGGACTCTCATTAGCGTTGGCTCTTCACGGTTTGGTTTGCACGCGATTCCGTGTTCTTGGATTAGCGTCCATGTTGTTGCTGTCGGTCGTGCCTCATGTGTGGCTCGAAATTAGACTGGCGAAGCGAGGTAAAAGTCTAGCACCGTTGTGA